In a single window of the uncultured Dysgonomonas sp. genome:
- a CDS encoding helix-turn-helix domain-containing protein, with protein MSENEGIKDFMQKWFEQFMGRFDRLDKFMDIMSGRHNVLNGERLLDNQDLCQMLNVSKRTLQRYRSAGELTYITIHHKIFYTEKNVEKFIRDHFRDNTDEEMVEKE; from the coding sequence ATGAGCGAGAACGAAGGTATAAAAGATTTCATGCAAAAGTGGTTTGAGCAATTCATGGGACGCTTTGACCGATTGGATAAATTTATGGATATAATGAGCGGACGACATAACGTGCTAAACGGCGAACGTCTTTTGGATAATCAAGACTTGTGCCAAATGCTGAACGTAAGTAAACGGACATTGCAGCGTTACCGTTCGGCTGGCGAACTGACCTACATAACCATTCATCACAAGATATTTTATACAGAGAAAAACGTAGAGAAATTTATTCGTGATCATTTCAGAGATAACACTGATGAAGAAATGGTAGAAAAAGAATAA
- a CDS encoding helix-turn-helix domain-containing protein, protein MKVISIESEAYKSLLQKIDRIHSFVQKQEKENTILQQSDPSEVWLSDQDAATILRVSRRTMQRLRSNGEITYSIRGGRVWYLLAEVKRLLPGLVVNNNKKGGKP, encoded by the coding sequence ATGAAAGTAATAAGTATAGAATCGGAAGCCTATAAAAGTCTACTACAAAAAATTGACCGGATTCATTCTTTTGTACAAAAACAAGAAAAAGAAAATACTATCCTACAACAATCTGATCCATCAGAGGTTTGGCTGAGTGATCAAGATGCTGCTACCATATTACGGGTAAGTAGACGCACTATGCAGCGGTTACGCAGTAACGGAGAAATAACCTATTCAATCAGGGGAGGTAGAGTATGGTATCTGTTGGCAGAAGTGAAACGTCTATTACCGGGACTTGTGGTAAACAACAATAAGAAAGGAGGCAAACCATGA
- a CDS encoding N-6 DNA methylase: MAYNKKAHLRDNIEAIRIAFALDKEKRQATDDEKIKLAAYSGFGGIKAVLNPAAKQEDIQYWKASEHDLFPLVTELHQVLREGAKDDAEYKRSVSSLKNSVLTAFYTPKPVIDALTLALNNSGIKPQRFLEPSAGTGAFISSFKETVPDAEVTGFEKDLLTGKILSHLHPEDKIRIEGYEKMEGRYSQHYDVIASNIPFGDVAVFDPLLSKHEIPAVSQSTKAIHNYFFTKSVMAAREGGLIAFITSQGVLNSEQNKPIREHLMNSCNVVSAIRLPNNLFTEEAGTEVGSDLIILQRKNDNILPTQRQQDFIESRKLSNGISVNNLFKDFDRVIQTDVKVGTDPYGKPAMEFTHSGGAEAIAATLYRMLNEDFTQHLDVQHYQSHAQSTVEQLQLQVAPTAEIRQTPNLDETRFPDDLNPFWQEVEDFLTQPTVQQSETTKQIQEPKSIQEISVSDMVELSPKSAYEPIEEDLVLFYPFGEARNRKAWAELFEQGRKVTVEPRIDQPKEEQKVVPATTEKKDTIIKDQASGLFVNTNTGEVIEQKDVSVPDIQQQPIVTLYDLFGFSAEERSQIKQPKRSRRRMPISPPKASQQKEVQPKSPAASTPTETPEQRADRLENERAERLKPIPMPIPENGLPKHYRDGSLVTDADNRIGYLRDMDGHRPMFHPLELPPNQQKRASLYIEIRDTYNHLYNNEADILKENPALRQMLNRLYDDFTQKFGNLNDVKNLDLIKMDAAGREILSLERYREGKAIKADIFERPVAFNPDEISKVDNAYEALVSSLNKYGAVNLDYMVSLTSNTQEGILDELKGKIYFNPLVGGYEVADKFISGNVISKADEVQNFIDRNPEHKAAKESLTVLQEAIPKPIAFDDLDFNFGERWIPSGIYAAFASHLFDTNVNIHYAQSRDEFSINANTKNAKISDQYAVKGESRTFDGIALMRHALHDTTPDITKTVRVDGKETKVRDGEAIQLANTKIDEMRNGFSEWLREQTPEFKDRLADLYNRTFNCFVRPEYDGSHQTFAGLDLKGLGIPDLYKSQKDAIWMLKLNGGGIIDHEVGGGKTLIMCCGAMEMKRLGLVNKPLITGLKANIHEIAQTFCTAYPDAKVLYPGKEDFTPQNRNRIFNEMKNNNWDAVILTHEQFGMIPQSPEIQRGILQAELDSVEENLEVLRSQGKEVSRGMLKGCEKRKANLETKLEGIAHQIENRKDNMSDFRMIGIDHLFVDESHKFKNLTFTTRHDRVAGLGNTEGSQRALNMLFALRTIQERTGKDLGATYSSGTTISNSLTELYLLFKYLRPKELERQGINTFDAWAAIFAKKTKDYEFSVTNQIVQKERFRYFIKVPELASFYSEITDYRTAQDIGIDRPQKNEILHNIPPTPDQQEFIGKLMEFAKTGDATLLGREPLSEREEKAKMLIATDYARKMSLDMRMIDPVKYGDHIDNKASHCAASIADYYQKYNAQKGTQFVFSDLGTYKPGQWSPYTEIKRKLVEDYGIPASEVRFIQEATSERARKAMIKDMNEGKIRVLFGSTEMLGTGVNAQKRAVAIHHLDAPWRPSDLEQRDGRAIRKGNEIAKLYADNKVDVKIYAVEKSLDAYKFGLLHNKQLFIKQLKNNNLGTRTIDEGSMDEKSGMNFSEYVAILSGNTELLEKARIEKKIAALDSEKQAFTRGKSVSRYKLENIMQTVESNKGYIDRISKDVEAFNSRVQVAPDGTRLNPVKLDGFQAADPVAIGKKLNEISDKARTHGAHEKIGSLYGFDLLVKSETTNKDGFDLIQNRFFIRGEGQILYNYNYGSLAADPKTASLNFLNALDSMPKLLEKYQTDTDKRMQDVPVLRQVVEGIWAKENDLKDLKTELTALERRIELSLKPIEQSEGQENVSEKNQVQAQNSPESTVNQGGPMPNTLQGVKEVMGDRFVIASVGSSPPKEERRGMKL, encoded by the coding sequence ATGGCTTATAATAAAAAAGCCCATCTTCGGGATAACATCGAGGCAATACGCATTGCTTTTGCTCTCGATAAAGAGAAAAGGCAGGCTACCGATGATGAAAAAATAAAATTGGCAGCCTATTCCGGTTTTGGAGGGATAAAAGCCGTGTTGAATCCCGCCGCCAAACAGGAAGATATACAATATTGGAAAGCCTCGGAGCATGATTTGTTCCCACTTGTAACCGAATTACATCAAGTGTTACGGGAAGGAGCGAAAGATGATGCCGAATACAAACGCTCTGTAAGCTCCCTTAAAAATTCGGTGCTGACCGCTTTCTATACACCCAAGCCCGTTATTGATGCTTTGACACTCGCTCTGAATAACAGTGGCATCAAACCTCAACGTTTTCTTGAACCGAGTGCGGGAACCGGAGCGTTTATATCCTCGTTCAAAGAAACTGTTCCTGATGCAGAAGTAACAGGATTTGAAAAAGATCTGCTGACAGGCAAGATTCTCTCACACCTCCACCCAGAGGATAAAATACGGATTGAAGGTTACGAAAAAATGGAAGGACGATACTCGCAGCATTATGATGTAATCGCTTCGAACATTCCTTTCGGCGATGTTGCTGTATTTGATCCTTTACTATCCAAACATGAGATACCCGCAGTGAGCCAATCTACAAAGGCAATCCATAATTATTTTTTCACTAAAAGTGTGATGGCTGCCCGTGAGGGAGGATTGATAGCTTTTATCACTTCACAGGGAGTTCTTAATTCGGAGCAGAATAAACCGATTCGTGAACACCTGATGAATAGTTGCAATGTCGTTTCCGCCATCCGATTACCCAATAACTTGTTTACAGAGGAAGCAGGAACAGAAGTCGGAAGCGATCTGATTATCCTGCAACGTAAGAATGATAATATCCTGCCGACCCAAAGGCAGCAGGATTTTATCGAATCTCGCAAATTATCGAACGGTATATCTGTAAATAATCTGTTCAAAGACTTCGACAGGGTGATACAGACCGATGTAAAAGTAGGTACTGACCCTTACGGAAAACCTGCAATGGAATTTACTCATTCGGGAGGAGCGGAAGCCATTGCCGCCACATTGTATCGGATGCTGAATGAAGATTTTACTCAACATTTAGATGTACAGCATTATCAAAGCCATGCACAGAGTACAGTAGAACAATTGCAATTACAGGTAGCTCCCACTGCGGAAATAAGACAAACACCCAATTTAGATGAAACTCGTTTTCCCGATGATCTTAACCCATTTTGGCAAGAAGTGGAGGATTTTCTGACACAGCCGACAGTACAACAATCCGAAACAACAAAACAAATCCAAGAGCCAAAAAGCATACAGGAAATATCTGTTTCGGATATGGTGGAATTAAGTCCCAAATCGGCTTATGAACCTATTGAAGAAGATTTAGTCCTTTTTTATCCGTTTGGAGAAGCCAGAAATCGCAAAGCATGGGCAGAACTGTTCGAGCAGGGGAGAAAAGTAACTGTGGAGCCACGCATTGACCAACCAAAAGAAGAGCAGAAAGTTGTACCTGCAACAACAGAGAAAAAAGATACAATCATCAAGGATCAAGCCAGCGGATTGTTTGTAAATACGAATACGGGAGAAGTAATAGAGCAAAAGGACGTATCCGTACCCGACATTCAGCAACAGCCTATTGTTACTTTGTACGACTTATTTGGTTTTTCAGCCGAGGAACGTTCACAGATTAAACAGCCCAAGCGTTCCCGTCGCCGTATGCCTATATCACCGCCTAAAGCCAGCCAGCAAAAGGAAGTACAACCTAAAAGTCCGGCAGCAAGTACACCAACAGAAACGCCAGAACAACGTGCAGATCGGTTGGAAAATGAAAGAGCGGAACGACTGAAGCCCATTCCGATGCCCATACCTGAAAACGGATTGCCGAAACATTATCGTGACGGCTCGTTGGTAACTGATGCAGATAATCGCATCGGCTACCTACGGGATATGGACGGACATCGACCTATGTTTCATCCGTTGGAATTGCCACCAAATCAACAAAAACGGGCATCACTTTATATTGAGATACGCGACACTTACAACCATCTGTATAACAACGAAGCCGATATACTGAAAGAGAATCCCGCATTACGGCAGATGCTCAATCGCCTGTATGATGATTTTACACAAAAATTCGGAAACCTGAACGATGTAAAGAATCTCGACCTCATCAAGATGGATGCCGCAGGGCGGGAAATACTTTCGTTAGAACGCTACCGAGAGGGCAAAGCGATAAAGGCTGATATCTTTGAACGTCCCGTAGCTTTCAATCCCGATGAGATTTCCAAAGTAGATAATGCATACGAAGCTCTTGTATCCAGTCTCAATAAATACGGAGCAGTCAATTTGGACTACATGGTTTCTCTAACAAGCAATACGCAAGAGGGAATACTTGACGAGTTAAAAGGTAAGATTTACTTCAATCCTCTTGTTGGAGGCTATGAAGTAGCGGACAAGTTTATATCGGGCAATGTTATCTCAAAGGCAGATGAGGTGCAGAACTTTATTGACCGCAATCCTGAACATAAAGCAGCCAAAGAATCCCTGACCGTTTTACAGGAAGCCATACCTAAGCCGATAGCCTTCGACGATCTGGATTTCAACTTTGGTGAACGCTGGATACCTTCGGGCATCTATGCCGCTTTTGCTTCACACCTCTTTGATACGAATGTAAATATCCATTATGCACAGAGCCGAGATGAGTTCAGCATAAATGCCAATACTAAAAATGCAAAGATCAGTGATCAGTATGCCGTCAAGGGAGAAAGCCGCACCTTTGATGGTATTGCCCTGATGCGTCATGCCTTGCACGATACAACTCCCGATATTACAAAAACGGTCAGAGTAGATGGCAAGGAGACAAAGGTACGGGACGGAGAAGCGATTCAGCTTGCCAATACCAAAATAGATGAGATGCGTAACGGCTTTTCGGAATGGCTCAGAGAGCAGACTCCCGAATTTAAAGACAGGCTGGCCGACCTCTATAACCGCACATTCAATTGTTTTGTACGTCCCGAATATGACGGCTCGCATCAAACTTTTGCCGGACTCGACCTGAAAGGTTTAGGCATTCCCGACTTATACAAGAGCCAGAAAGATGCCATCTGGATGCTTAAATTGAATGGTGGTGGGATAATCGACCATGAAGTGGGAGGTGGCAAAACGCTGATTATGTGCTGCGGAGCAATGGAGATGAAACGGCTCGGATTAGTCAATAAACCGCTTATCACAGGACTGAAAGCCAATATTCACGAAATCGCTCAAACCTTTTGTACGGCATACCCTGATGCAAAAGTGCTCTATCCCGGCAAGGAGGATTTTACACCACAGAACCGCAATCGTATTTTCAACGAAATGAAAAATAACAATTGGGATGCAGTGATTCTAACACATGAACAGTTCGGTATGATACCACAGTCCCCGGAGATACAGCGAGGCATCTTACAGGCTGAACTCGATAGCGTGGAGGAAAACCTCGAAGTATTGCGTTCACAAGGTAAGGAAGTTTCAAGAGGGATGCTTAAAGGTTGCGAGAAACGGAAAGCCAACCTTGAAACAAAGTTGGAAGGAATAGCCCACCAAATCGAAAACCGCAAGGATAATATGTCAGATTTTCGGATGATCGGTATAGACCATTTGTTCGTAGATGAATCTCACAAATTTAAAAATCTGACTTTTACCACCCGTCATGATCGTGTAGCAGGCTTGGGAAATACCGAAGGTTCACAACGGGCACTCAATATGCTTTTTGCTTTGCGTACCATACAAGAACGTACAGGCAAAGATTTAGGTGCTACTTACTCATCGGGAACTACAATTTCCAATTCACTAACAGAATTGTATTTGTTATTCAAATATTTGCGTCCCAAAGAATTGGAAAGGCAGGGTATCAATACTTTTGATGCTTGGGCGGCTATCTTTGCCAAGAAAACCAAAGACTACGAGTTTTCGGTTACCAATCAGATTGTTCAGAAAGAACGTTTCCGCTATTTTATCAAAGTGCCGGAACTGGCTTCGTTTTATTCTGAGATTACTGACTACCGTACTGCACAGGATATTGGCATCGACCGTCCTCAAAAGAATGAAATTTTGCACAATATACCGCCTACACCCGATCAACAAGAGTTTATCGGTAAACTGATGGAATTTGCCAAAACAGGTGATGCCACTCTCTTAGGAAGGGAACCGCTATCGGAACGGGAAGAAAAAGCAAAGATGTTGATAGCAACCGACTATGCTCGCAAAATGTCGCTTGATATGCGGATGATAGATCCGGTTAAGTATGGCGACCATATAGATAACAAAGCCAGCCATTGTGCCGCTTCGATAGCAGACTACTACCAAAAATACAATGCCCAGAAGGGGACACAGTTCGTATTCTCCGATTTGGGAACCTACAAACCGGGACAATGGAGCCCATATACCGAGATTAAACGCAAGTTGGTAGAGGATTACGGCATCCCTGCATCCGAGGTACGTTTCATTCAGGAAGCCACCAGCGAGAGGGCACGAAAAGCTATGATAAAGGATATGAATGAAGGTAAAATCCGTGTACTATTTGGCTCTACCGAGATGTTGGGAACAGGCGTAAACGCTCAGAAGCGGGCGGTGGCTATTCATCATCTTGACGCACCGTGGCGTCCGTCAGATCTGGAGCAACGCGACGGACGGGCTATAAGAAAAGGGAATGAAATAGCGAAACTCTATGCTGATAATAAGGTAGATGTAAAAATATATGCCGTAGAAAAATCACTCGATGCGTACAAATTTGGTTTACTGCACAACAAGCAGTTATTTATCAAACAGCTTAAAAATAATAATTTGGGTACTCGAACCATTGACGAGGGTAGTATGGATGAGAAAAGCGGTATGAATTTTTCTGAATATGTAGCTATCCTGTCAGGTAACACCGAATTATTGGAAAAAGCAAGGATTGAGAAGAAGATTGCTGCTTTGGACAGTGAAAAGCAGGCTTTCACTCGTGGCAAATCAGTGAGCCGATACAAGTTGGAGAATATCATGCAGACGGTTGAATCCAATAAAGGATATATTGATCGCATCTCCAAAGATGTGGAAGCCTTTAATAGTAGGGTGCAGGTTGCTCCCGATGGCACACGGCTCAATCCTGTAAAATTGGATGGGTTTCAAGCTGCCGATCCGGTTGCTATCGGCAAGAAATTGAACGAGATATCGGATAAGGCACGTACACACGGGGCACACGAGAAAATCGGCTCGTTGTATGGTTTTGATCTATTGGTAAAATCCGAAACTACGAATAAAGATGGTTTTGACTTGATACAAAACCGATTTTTCATACGTGGCGAGGGGCAGATACTTTATAACTATAATTATGGAAGTTTGGCGGCAGATCCAAAAACCGCCTCGCTTAACTTTCTGAATGCACTTGACAGTATGCCTAAACTATTGGAGAAGTATCAAACGGACACCGATAAGCGGATGCAGGATGTACCCGTTCTCAGACAGGTCGTGGAAGGCATCTGGGCGAAAGAGAATGACCTCAAAGACTTGAAAACGGAACTCACTGCTTTGGAGCGTAGGATAGAGTTGTCACTGAAGCCTATCGAGCAAAGTGAGGGACAAGAAAATGTTTCTGAAAAGAATCAGGTTCAAGCTCAGAATAGTCCAGAATCGACAGTGAATCAAGGTGGCCCTATGCCGAATACTTTGCAGGGAGTGAAAGAAGTTATGGGAGACAGGTTCGTGATTGCATCGGTGGGTAGTTCTCCACCAAAGGAAGAGAGAAGAGGTATGAAACTCTAA
- a CDS encoding RteC domain-containing protein: MIRFTSHLKKEIDIKIEQIECSEMSMITKSLDASRVLAKAFNQLKAFILSYDFKDEEEEIYFFKETKPRLCSRLIFYRKVYNIEMNRPIGINKQREYFCDLLNDINKYNGKRLDFIRYYRSDSSHLDAIYFLRDKTDVEQYLETFYYEFDPQFSTNCDFKVAKILANDMLSVYLMHEVELLDDNGMKSCSFGFPATKKTWMGSKAELQEQIFSWDSAGMFGDLPLTQLYDYIQNVFNIQLDSNLSRTLGDLKIRNTPTPFLDKLKDALLRRMGRKE; encoded by the coding sequence ATGATTCGATTTACCTCCCATCTAAAAAAAGAAATTGATATAAAGATTGAACAAATAGAATGTTCTGAAATGAGTATGATTACGAAGTCTTTGGATGCTTCCCGCGTACTTGCCAAAGCATTCAACCAATTAAAAGCATTTATTTTATCATACGATTTTAAAGATGAGGAAGAGGAAATTTATTTTTTCAAAGAAACTAAACCTAGATTATGCTCCCGTTTAATATTCTATCGTAAAGTCTATAATATTGAGATGAATCGCCCCATAGGTATAAATAAACAACGGGAATACTTCTGTGATTTATTGAATGATATAAACAAATATAATGGTAAAAGGCTTGATTTTATCCGTTATTACCGATCAGACTCTTCTCATTTAGACGCTATTTATTTTCTGCGGGATAAAACAGACGTGGAGCAATATCTCGAAACATTTTATTATGAATTTGATCCCCAATTTTCGACTAACTGCGATTTTAAGGTAGCGAAGATTTTAGCAAATGATATGCTTTCTGTCTATTTGATGCACGAAGTGGAGTTGTTGGATGATAACGGTATGAAGAGTTGTTCTTTTGGCTTTCCTGCGACTAAAAAGACTTGGATGGGTAGTAAAGCCGAGTTACAGGAGCAAATATTTTCATGGGATAGTGCCGGAATGTTTGGAGACCTACCGTTGACACAACTTTACGATTATATCCAAAATGTATTTAATATCCAGTTAGATAGCAATCTTTCGCGAACTCTTGGTGATTTGAAAATACGGAATACCCCTACACCATTTCTTGACAAGTTAAAAGATGCCCTATTGCGGCGTATGGGTAGAAAAGAATAA